From Desulfatibacillum aliphaticivorans DSM 15576, the proteins below share one genomic window:
- a CDS encoding ATP-binding protein, protein MALRKIIEIDEEKCDGCGQCILSCAEGALEIIDGKAKLVGDILCDGLGACLGECPQDALHLIEREAPEFDEEAVHERMAKMKDGAPKAPAGFGCPSSQAMIMTMPPQGTPGEAGASSLGHWPVKLQLMGPNTPFLKGADLVLLADCAAASNPALHQKVLPNKAIAMGCPKLDDLQAHIDKLAQILEGATPKSLTVMFMDVPCCKGFVYAAQKAVEKAGVDMPIGLIQIGRNGDVLMEGNLDKDGKIS, encoded by the coding sequence ATGGCTCTTAGAAAAATCATCGAGATCGACGAGGAAAAATGCGACGGATGCGGACAGTGCATTCTCTCCTGTGCGGAAGGGGCTCTGGAAATCATTGACGGCAAGGCCAAGCTCGTCGGGGACATTCTGTGTGACGGTCTGGGCGCCTGCCTGGGCGAATGCCCCCAGGACGCCTTGCACCTCATCGAACGGGAAGCCCCTGAGTTTGACGAGGAAGCCGTGCACGAAAGAATGGCCAAGATGAAGGATGGTGCGCCCAAGGCGCCCGCCGGATTCGGCTGCCCGTCCTCCCAGGCCATGATCATGACCATGCCCCCCCAGGGGACTCCCGGAGAAGCCGGGGCTTCCTCTCTGGGCCACTGGCCCGTCAAGCTGCAATTGATGGGGCCCAACACGCCGTTTTTAAAAGGCGCCGACCTGGTGCTTTTGGCGGACTGCGCGGCGGCTTCCAACCCGGCGCTTCATCAGAAAGTGCTGCCCAATAAAGCCATCGCCATGGGCTGCCCCAAATTGGACGACCTGCAGGCCCATATCGACAAGCTGGCCCAGATTTTGGAAGGCGCCACGCCCAAGTCCCTGACCGTCATGTTTATGGACGTGCCATGCTGCAAGGGTTTTGTGTACGCCGCACAGAAGGCCGTGGAAAAGGCCGGCGTGGACATGCCCATCGGGCTGATCCAAATCGGACGAAACGGCGATGTATTGATGGAAGGAAACCTGGATAAGGACGGAAAGATTAGCTGA
- a CDS encoding TetR/AcrR family transcriptional regulator: protein MKTPTRNREATRLKLINAVGQVLAEKGFTHLGVNAVARQAGVDKVLIYRYFGGMPGLIKAFGQEGDFWPSMEELAGGDIDAYRVLPLEEKLKIMGRNYLEGIRKRPLTQEIMAWEMVERNNLTEELEIIRETRMLRFADLFLQVGEEAVDVMAVIGLMGAGLSYLICRSRRIRWYNGIDLENEEGWKRLENGIDLVVEGVAGLMQARD, encoded by the coding sequence ATGAAAACCCCCACACGAAATAGGGAAGCCACCAGGCTCAAGCTCATCAACGCCGTGGGCCAGGTGCTGGCGGAAAAAGGCTTCACCCATTTGGGCGTCAACGCCGTCGCCAGGCAGGCTGGGGTGGATAAGGTGTTGATTTACCGCTATTTCGGCGGGATGCCCGGGCTCATCAAAGCCTTTGGGCAGGAGGGAGACTTCTGGCCGTCCATGGAGGAGCTGGCCGGGGGGGATATCGACGCCTACCGGGTTCTTCCGTTGGAGGAAAAACTCAAGATCATGGGCCGGAACTATCTGGAGGGCATCCGCAAGAGGCCTTTGACCCAGGAGATCATGGCCTGGGAGATGGTGGAGCGCAACAACCTCACGGAAGAGCTGGAGATCATCCGGGAAACCCGGATGCTGCGCTTTGCTGATCTCTTTCTTCAGGTGGGCGAGGAGGCCGTGGACGTCATGGCGGTGATCGGACTGATGGGAGCCGGTTTAAGCTATCTGATCTGCCGGAGCCGCAGGATTCGCTGGTATAATGGGATTGATCTGGAAAACGAGGAGGGCTGGAAGCGTTTGGAAAACGGGATCGATCTTGTGGTGGAGGGGGTTGCAGGGCTGATGCAGGCGCGGGACTAG
- a CDS encoding glycosyltransferase family 39 protein, whose amino-acid sequence MKKHYPLIEISGLAIAGCILFLFGNFHFSAEVFGEIAPHPLWASHGPMCDLVFSVWGMIFIALALAAFFSLKRKAGTLAEKITDWSKLLFTEAMDLLKWAGSQTQTRGEWAWIGAFVLIGAGIRVYFAFQPMRFDEAHTFLQFVNNGALYLFSYSAPNNHVLHTLFVKLSVTLFGTGPFAIRLPSIAAGVLCIPAVFLLTRLILKSRKSGFFAAALTAVLPYFILYSSMARGYTILCLLSICLAIAGLRLAEKPNLPLCFLYSLIISLGIFDVPTFLFPAAGITVWTAACMKINGARPKDIAAGFIAPCAVFSLSGALFLYTPVIIASNGVSHIISNKFVKAKPLGLFLGKLPEHLAQMGNQMALGLSPVVLMLLFIILALGLFHLSRLKNQQGIWLAPIILVCSLIILLAKRSIPFPRTWIYLPPFALVAMDAGYCLLAGKFKETGKSVLLVLSLTAAIVTAVQDPVTVNPATGYFPDAHKVVCYLSTHMKKGDMMIPHGHNSDATTEYYMYRAGLPNVENECDLKKGATIFYVTKKGFFPENKLGKNPTPSFETEDAEVFAVVYGEDAPGATAD is encoded by the coding sequence ATGAAAAAACATTACCCTCTGATCGAAATCAGCGGCCTTGCCATAGCTGGCTGCATTTTATTCCTATTCGGAAATTTCCATTTTTCAGCCGAAGTTTTCGGCGAAATAGCCCCCCACCCCCTCTGGGCGTCCCACGGCCCTATGTGCGACCTGGTTTTTAGCGTCTGGGGAATGATTTTTATAGCGCTGGCCCTGGCGGCCTTTTTTTCTCTCAAGAGAAAAGCGGGAACCCTGGCGGAAAAAATTACGGATTGGAGCAAGCTGCTTTTTACGGAAGCCATGGACTTGCTGAAATGGGCGGGAAGCCAGACCCAAACCCGCGGGGAATGGGCCTGGATCGGCGCTTTTGTGCTGATCGGCGCGGGCATCAGGGTGTATTTTGCTTTTCAACCCATGCGGTTTGACGAGGCCCACACATTTCTCCAATTTGTCAATAACGGCGCTCTATATCTATTCTCCTATTCCGCCCCGAACAATCACGTTCTTCATACTTTGTTCGTGAAACTTTCCGTAACGCTGTTTGGAACCGGTCCTTTCGCCATCCGGCTGCCGTCCATTGCCGCGGGAGTATTATGCATTCCCGCCGTTTTTCTGCTGACGCGACTGATTCTCAAATCCAGAAAATCCGGCTTTTTTGCTGCGGCCTTAACAGCCGTCCTTCCGTATTTCATATTGTACAGCTCCATGGCCCGGGGATACACCATCCTTTGCCTGCTGAGCATTTGCCTTGCTATTGCAGGACTCAGGCTGGCGGAAAAGCCCAACCTTCCCTTATGCTTTCTTTATTCTCTGATCATCAGCCTGGGAATATTCGACGTCCCGACATTTCTTTTTCCGGCTGCGGGAATCACCGTCTGGACGGCGGCCTGCATGAAAATCAACGGAGCCCGCCCCAAAGACATTGCAGCCGGCTTTATTGCGCCCTGCGCCGTCTTTAGCCTGTCGGGAGCCCTGTTCTTATATACTCCCGTGATCATAGCAAGCAACGGGGTGAGCCACATAATCAGCAACAAGTTCGTCAAAGCCAAACCTTTGGGACTCTTTTTGGGAAAACTGCCGGAACATTTGGCTCAAATGGGAAATCAGATGGCCCTGGGGCTGTCTCCGGTCGTCCTGATGTTGCTTTTTATTATACTGGCATTGGGCCTGTTTCATTTGTCCCGGCTAAAAAACCAACAGGGAATCTGGCTGGCGCCTATCATTCTCGTTTGCAGCTTGATAATTCTGTTGGCCAAACGGTCCATACCTTTTCCCAGAACGTGGATATACCTGCCGCCCTTCGCCCTTGTTGCGATGGACGCGGGCTATTGCCTATTGGCCGGCAAATTCAAAGAAACAGGAAAAAGCGTTTTGCTGGTCCTTTCCCTGACGGCTGCTATAGTGACGGCCGTCCAGGATCCCGTGACGGTCAATCCGGCGACGGGGTATTTCCCGGATGCCCATAAAGTCGTGTGCTACCTATCGACCCACATGAAAAAGGGAGACATGATGATCCCTCACGGCCACAATTCGGATGCAACCACCGAATACTATATGTATAGGGCGGGGCTCCCCAACGTCGAAAATGAGTGCGATCTAAAAAAAGGGGCGACTATTTTTTATGTAACCAAAAAGGGCTTTTTTCCCGAAAACAAGTTAGGAAAAAATCCCACTCCCTCATTTGAGACGGAAGATGCAGAGGTTTTCGCTGTCGTCTACGGAGAAGACGCCCCCGGCGCAACCGCTGATTGA
- a CDS encoding mechanosensitive ion channel family protein: MAQLQWIEQILMKAELSQATAEFLARIIVVLATVILSAAALYAARRLADTVIPKLKAATKTTLDDVLVEHKVFRRLSLLAPALVVHFALPLLAAGYPQARLALQGGLRLYFIITGMLVITALINALHAMYQNLAVSREIPLTSIVQVVKIAVYFIALILGISVVFNKTPVYFISGLGAMTAVLLLVFKDPLLGFVAGIQLIYNKMLKHGDWIEMPKYGADGDVEEITLTTVKVRNFDKTISTVPTYALISDSFKNWRGMQESGGRRIKRAIHIDMNTIKFCTEDMMQRFSRIRYISKYMEDKGVELAEHNAALGSDGENKINCRQLTNIGTFRAYVSAYLKNHPLVHPDMTFLVRQLPPGENGLPLEIYVFCKDKVWANYEAAQSDIFDHLLAILPEFDLGVFQNPTGRDMRNWGAFQNKEG, encoded by the coding sequence ATGGCCCAGCTTCAATGGATCGAACAAATACTGATGAAGGCGGAGTTATCGCAGGCGACCGCCGAATTCCTGGCAAGAATCATCGTGGTCCTGGCGACGGTCATTCTCAGCGCCGCCGCCCTTTATGCGGCCCGCCGGTTGGCCGACACCGTCATCCCCAAGTTGAAAGCGGCCACCAAAACCACCCTGGACGACGTCCTGGTTGAGCATAAGGTGTTCAGGCGGCTTTCCCTATTGGCGCCCGCCCTGGTTGTGCATTTCGCCCTGCCCCTGCTGGCCGCGGGATACCCCCAGGCCCGGCTGGCTTTGCAAGGCGGACTCAGGCTGTATTTCATCATTACGGGCATGTTGGTGATCACGGCTTTGATCAACGCCTTGCACGCCATGTATCAAAACCTGGCCGTTTCCAGGGAAATCCCCCTGACCAGCATCGTCCAGGTCGTTAAGATTGCGGTTTACTTCATCGCCCTTATTTTGGGCATTTCCGTGGTCTTCAACAAAACCCCGGTGTATTTCATAAGCGGTCTTGGCGCCATGACCGCGGTTCTCCTTTTAGTGTTTAAAGATCCCCTTTTAGGCTTTGTGGCGGGCATTCAATTGATCTATAACAAAATGCTCAAGCACGGGGACTGGATTGAAATGCCCAAATACGGGGCGGACGGCGACGTGGAGGAAATCACCCTCACCACCGTCAAGGTGCGCAATTTCGACAAGACCATCAGCACCGTGCCCACTTACGCGCTCATCAGCGACTCCTTCAAGAACTGGCGGGGCATGCAGGAGTCCGGCGGCAGACGGATCAAGCGGGCCATACACATTGATATGAACACCATCAAATTCTGCACGGAAGACATGATGCAGCGGTTCTCCCGCATCCGTTACATCTCCAAGTACATGGAAGACAAAGGCGTTGAACTGGCCGAACACAACGCCGCCCTGGGATCGGACGGAGAAAATAAGATCAATTGCCGCCAGCTGACCAACATCGGCACGTTCCGGGCCTATGTCAGCGCGTACCTGAAAAACCACCCCCTGGTTCATCCGGACATGACATTCCTGGTGAGGCAGCTCCCGCCCGGAGAAAACGGCCTGCCCCTGGAAATTTACGTGTTTTGCAAAGACAAGGTTTGGGCCAATTACGAGGCCGCCCAATCCGATATATTCGACCATTTGCTGGCGATTCTGCCGGAATTCGACCTGGGAGTCTTTCAAAACCCCACGGGCAGGGATATGCGCAACTGGGGCGCATTCCAAAACAAGGAAGGATAA
- a CDS encoding Hsp20/alpha crystallin family protein has product MNAYLPELRRQGLLARPAWDLFDRMFEDFGLGLAKDKEWVPSLDVAENEGEYVVTAEIPGLAKEDIDISLSEGLLTIKGEKKQEKKEETDTYHVVERSYGSFSRSLRVPNGVDLGGVKAETADGVLKIVLPKTEEEKTRKIEIN; this is encoded by the coding sequence ATGAACGCATATTTACCTGAACTTCGTAGGCAAGGACTGTTGGCTCGTCCCGCCTGGGACCTGTTCGATCGCATGTTCGAAGACTTCGGCCTGGGGCTTGCCAAAGACAAGGAATGGGTCCCCTCTCTGGATGTTGCGGAAAACGAAGGGGAGTACGTGGTGACCGCGGAAATCCCGGGCTTGGCCAAGGAAGACATCGACATCAGCCTCAGTGAAGGCCTGCTCACCATCAAGGGTGAAAAAAAGCAGGAAAAGAAAGAGGAAACCGATACCTACCACGTGGTGGAGCGCAGCTACGGCAGCTTTTCCCGCAGCCTGCGAGTCCCCAACGGCGTGGACCTGGGCGGCGTCAAAGCCGAAACCGCCGACGGCGTATTGAAGATTGTCCTTCCCAAGACTGAGGAGGAAAAAACCAGGAAAATCGAGATCAACTGA
- a CDS encoding TIGR01777 family oxidoreductase: MPNTIFVKKSRIPASVEEVFAWHARPGALERLTPPWTDMAVLEKTGLLEVGSRVTLRLKTGPIAYKWRSEHFALEENRFFADQQVSGPFAEWIHKHRFHPDNGDCIYEDNVEYRLPLSFVSSPAAGWWTAKQLETMFTWRHETVLQDVALHKKLAAKPMTIVISGASGMIGRTLVPFLTTGGHKVKKLVRRQPANEDEIFWDPVHVKLNPRDLDGADAIIHLAGDNIGQGLWTNKKKRRIIDSRELGTGLLAQAAAAMNPKPKVFLSASAIGFYGDTGDRLVSESDGPGDLFISEVCDRWEKAAQPAVDAGIRTVLGRIGVVLSPQGGALAEFLPLFRMGLGGKVGSGKQYLSWLGIDDAVGALFHLVCSDKVEGPVNIVGPEPVSNLEFTRTLAGVLKRPAFFPVPAFTVDAVFGEKGREVVLASARVSAEKLAGSGYDFRYPGLEAALRHMLGKTGESLQQDEKE, translated from the coding sequence ATGCCGAATACCATATTTGTCAAAAAATCCCGCATTCCCGCTTCGGTGGAGGAAGTCTTTGCCTGGCATGCAAGGCCCGGCGCCTTGGAGCGTCTGACGCCTCCCTGGACCGACATGGCCGTGCTGGAAAAGACCGGACTCCTGGAAGTAGGGAGCAGGGTTACGCTCCGTTTGAAAACAGGCCCAATCGCCTATAAATGGCGCAGCGAGCATTTCGCCCTGGAGGAAAACCGATTTTTTGCGGACCAGCAGGTGAGCGGCCCCTTTGCGGAATGGATTCACAAGCACCGGTTTCACCCGGATAACGGCGACTGCATTTACGAAGACAACGTGGAATACCGCCTGCCTTTATCCTTTGTTTCCAGCCCGGCGGCCGGATGGTGGACCGCCAAGCAACTGGAAACCATGTTCACGTGGCGGCACGAAACCGTGCTCCAGGACGTGGCTTTGCATAAAAAACTCGCCGCCAAACCCATGACCATTGTCATATCCGGCGCTTCGGGCATGATCGGCAGGACTTTGGTCCCGTTCCTCACCACGGGCGGGCATAAGGTCAAAAAGCTGGTTCGCCGACAGCCCGCCAATGAAGACGAAATCTTCTGGGACCCGGTCCACGTCAAGTTGAATCCCAGGGACCTGGACGGCGCGGACGCCATCATTCATCTGGCCGGAGACAACATCGGCCAGGGATTGTGGACCAACAAGAAAAAACGCCGGATTATCGACAGCCGGGAGCTTGGAACCGGGCTTCTGGCCCAGGCAGCCGCAGCCATGAATCCCAAGCCCAAGGTGTTTTTAAGCGCTTCCGCCATCGGATTTTACGGGGATACAGGCGACCGCCTTGTTTCGGAATCGGACGGCCCCGGAGATTTGTTCATATCCGAGGTGTGCGACCGCTGGGAAAAGGCGGCCCAGCCGGCCGTGGATGCGGGCATCCGCACCGTTTTAGGCCGGATCGGCGTGGTTTTATCCCCCCAGGGAGGCGCCTTGGCGGAATTCCTGCCCCTGTTCCGGATGGGCCTGGGCGGCAAGGTGGGGAGCGGCAAACAATATCTTAGCTGGCTTGGCATAGACGACGCCGTGGGCGCCCTGTTCCACCTGGTCTGCAGCGACAAGGTGGAAGGCCCGGTGAACATCGTGGGGCCGGAGCCGGTCTCCAACCTGGAATTCACCAGGACTCTGGCCGGCGTGCTCAAGCGTCCTGCGTTCTTTCCGGTTCCTGCCTTCACCGTGGACGCGGTCTTTGGGGAGAAGGGCCGGGAAGTGGTGCTGGCCAGCGCACGGGTGAGTGCGGAAAAACTGGCGGGCTCGGGCTATGATTTCCGGTATCCCGGCCTGGAAGCCGCCCTGCGCCATATGCTCGGCAAAACCGGGGAGTCTTTGCAGCAGGATGAGAAGGAATAA
- a CDS encoding Acg family FMN-binding oxidoreductase has product MNSRRSFMKDAMAAGLAFAAGPLLPARASNPRAFRREALPDNSLSFLDGPEQEILHLASLAPSGHNSQPWRVRVAGPGRWIVEADPARRLPAVDPENRELLLSLGAFVENLSLAAGALGFRVEAETIAEGRGDRDIVRISLIPDRRQPFPGELMRLRRTVKTGQASREISSRDIKALFQHMDGLAHYFSCGSQHASCIRDATVEAFRAQSFRDDAQEELVRWLRLSNRSVKEHRDGLTVAGMEISGMTGWYLRNFGKPEDFLKKSFREQGADLAAKTAAEGAGWIIITSRGDSVGDLIKTGRRFERMALEARALGIGIHPMTQVLEEATGQDAIAASHGRPMHLQFVLRAGYVEKYPKPVSPRRSLPSFVRGPGAV; this is encoded by the coding sequence ATGAACAGTCGACGCAGCTTTATGAAAGATGCTATGGCCGCAGGCCTGGCTTTCGCCGCCGGACCTTTACTTCCCGCCCGCGCCTCCAATCCCCGGGCCTTCCGCCGGGAGGCGCTTCCGGATAACTCCCTGTCTTTTCTCGACGGCCCTGAACAGGAAATTCTTCATCTGGCCAGCCTGGCGCCCAGCGGCCATAACAGCCAGCCATGGAGAGTGCGGGTTGCAGGACCGGGGCGTTGGATCGTGGAGGCAGATCCGGCCCGCCGGCTGCCTGCGGTGGATCCCGAAAACCGGGAGCTGCTTTTGTCTTTGGGCGCTTTTGTGGAGAATTTATCCCTGGCGGCTGGCGCTTTGGGCTTCCGGGTGGAAGCGGAAACCATAGCGGAAGGCCGGGGGGACAGGGATATTGTGCGGATTTCCCTAATCCCAGACCGGCGCCAGCCCTTTCCTGGGGAGTTGATGCGCCTGCGCCGCACCGTCAAGACGGGGCAAGCGTCCAGGGAGATTTCTTCCAGGGACATAAAGGCCCTTTTTCAGCATATGGACGGGCTCGCCCATTATTTTTCCTGCGGTTCGCAGCACGCCTCCTGTATTCGGGATGCGACTGTCGAGGCGTTTCGCGCCCAATCCTTTCGGGACGACGCCCAGGAGGAGTTGGTCAGGTGGCTGCGCTTGTCCAACCGTTCCGTAAAAGAACACAGGGACGGGTTAACCGTCGCGGGCATGGAAATCAGCGGCATGACGGGCTGGTATTTGCGGAATTTCGGAAAGCCGGAGGATTTTTTAAAGAAATCTTTCAGGGAGCAGGGCGCGGACCTCGCAGCCAAAACGGCCGCCGAAGGCGCGGGGTGGATTATCATCACAAGCCGCGGGGATTCGGTCGGCGACCTCATAAAAACAGGACGGCGCTTCGAGCGCATGGCCCTGGAAGCCAGGGCTCTCGGCATTGGAATTCACCCCATGACCCAGGTTCTGGAAGAAGCGACCGGCCAGGATGCTATCGCAGCCAGCCACGGCAGGCCCATGCATCTGCAGTTTGTGCTGCGGGCGGGATATGTGGAAAAATATCCCAAGCCGGTTAGTCCCCGCCGTTCATTGCCAAGTTTTGTGCGCGGCCCTGGGGCGGTCTAA